CCTCCAGGGCGTGTGTTGCGAGTTGATCGCACTGGCCCATGGCGTTCGGCCGTTCGGGCACACTGGGGCGCGAATGGCATGTTCGACACGAAACGGTGGTTTTCATGACGAGTCGGGGCGGAATGAGCCGGCGTTTGGGGGTTCGGTTGTCGCTGCTGCTGGCGGGTGGCCTGCTGGTGGCGGGGTGCACATCCTCGCCGAGCGAGCCCGCCGCGGAGGAGCAGGAGCAGCGGGAGACCACGCCGCAGCCCGAGCCCGCCTCCTTGGTGCTGGAGCCGGCCGAGGGGGCCGACAGCTTCGCGCCGGGCAAGCCGGTCACGGTCACCGTACGCAATGGAGAGATTACCGAGGCCAAGATCACCAGCGCGGACGGCACGCTGGTCGAGGGCGAGGTGAGCGAAGACGGCACCACCTGGAAGGCGGGGGAGAAGCTCGGGTACGGCAAGACCTACACGCTGACGGCTTCGGCGGTCGGCGCCGACGGTGCGTCCGTCACCGAGTCCTCCACCTTCACCACCGCCACACCGGACCGGACGGTCAACGTCTCGATCAACGTGCGGGACGGGGAGACGGTGGGGGTCGGCATGCCGGTGATCTTCCGGTTCTCCGGTGACATCTCCGACAAGGAGGCCGCTGAGCAGGCGCTCCGGATCACGGCCGAGCCGGAGACCGAGGGTGCGTTCCACTGGTTCAGTGACCAGTGGGTGACCTGGCGGCCGAAGGACTACTGGAAGAGCGGCACCACGGTCTCGGTGCGGGCCGGGATCTACGGCATCGACCTCGGCGGTGGCACCTTCGGCCGGGAGGACAAGGCCGTGGACATGACGATCGGGGACAAGCTGGTGGCGGTCGCCGACGGCGGCTCGCACCAGCTGACCGTGTCGATCAACGACAAGCAGGTCAAGAAGATGCCCATCTCCATGGGCAAGCCCTCGAGCCCCACTCCGGCGGGGACCTACACGGTGATGAGCGAGCACAACGGCTACACCATGGACTCCAGCACCTATGGGGTCCCGGTCGAGGACTCGGCAGGCTACCGCCTCTGGGTGAAGTACGCGGTGCGGATGTCCAACAGCGGCATCTTCTACCACTCGGCCCCGTGGTCGGTCGGCGATCAGGGCAACCGCAACGTCAGCCACGGCTGCATCAACCTGGCCACCCAGAACGCGGCCTGGCTGATGGAGAAGTCGCGCCGCGGCGACATCGTCGAGGTGCGCAACAGCGGCGGTCAGGAACTGGAACCGACCGACGGCTGGAGCGTCTGGCAGATGCCGTGGGACGAGTGGAAGACCGGGGGCAAGAAGAGCAACTGACCTCAACCACGAAATCCCCGGTCACGGAGCCGTGACCGGGGATTTCGCGATAGTGGACTGGGGTGAGTGACGGGACTTGAACCCGCGACTTCCTGGACCACAACCAGGTGCTCTACCAACTGAGCTACACCCACCAAGTGCCCGGTACTCCGTACCTTGGCTGGAACATCGTAGCGTGCCCGCCGGGCGGGCCCACAGCGGGTTCCTTCTCAGCCCTCCGGCGGCCCGGCTGGCCGCTCGCCGGCACCGTCCAGGATCTCCGCGGCCGCCGCGCGGGCCTGCTCGGTGCTCGGGCCGGGCTGCGGCACGAACGCGGTGGTGCGGTAGTACGCCAGCTCGCCGATCGACTCCTTGATGTCGGCCAGCGCCCGGTGTGCGAGGCCCTTCTCCGGCTTGGCGTAGTAGATCCGCGGGTACCAGCGCCGGACCAGCTCCTTCACCGAGGACACATCGACCATCCGGTAGTGCAGGTGGGCGTCCAGTGCGGGCATGTCGCGGGCGATGAACCCCCGGTCGGTGGCGATCGAGTTCCCGGCCAGCGGCGCCGACTGCGCATCCGGGACGTGCTCGCGAACGTAGTCGAGCACCCGTTTCTCGGCCTCGGCGAGGCCGACCTCGGACCGGCGCACCTCCTCGGTGAGCCCCGAGCGCGCATGCATCTCGCGCACCACCTCGGGCATGTTCGCCAGTGCCTCGTCGTCGGCGTGGATGACGACGTCGAGCCCTTCACCGAGTACGTTCAGCTCCGCGTCGGTCACCAGCACCGCGATCTCGATCAGGGCGTCGTTGACGAGGTCCAGCCCGGTCATCTCGCAGTCGATCCAGACAAGGTGATCGTTCACCCTGGCACCCTAACCTCCTGCCCGCCGGAGTGCGCTGAACGTGGCGTTCCGGACGTCAGGTGTAGCGAACGGACCGTTTGAGACGTCTGACGTCTCGATAGCCACGTTCAGGGCGGTAGGGGCGGTCAGCCGGTGATCCGCGCGGCGATCTGCTTCGCCTCGTTGCTCGGGATCGCGAACCCGATCCCGATGTTGCCGCCGGATGGCGAGAGGATGCTGGTGTTGATCCCGATCACCGCCCCGGAGGCGTCCACCAGCGGGCCGCCCGAGTTGCCCTCGTTGATCGGGGCGTCGGTCTGGATCAACTTGCCGCCGGTCCCGCTGCCCGCCTGGTCGTAGGGCGAGTCCTGCCCTGGTGCGGACCGGTTGAGGGCGCTGACGATCCCGGAGGTCACCGTGTTCCGCAGCCCGCTGGGCGAACCGACGGCCACGACCTCGTCGCCGACCCGCACCCGGCCGGAGTCACCCAGCTCGGCCGGGGTCAGCCCGCTTGCCCCGCGCAGGCGCAGCACCGCGATGTCCGCCCCGGCGTCCCCGCCGAGCACCTCGGCGGCGTAGGTGGTGCCGTCCGAAAGGGTCACCTCCACCGTGCCGGTGGCGCCCTCGACCACGTGCGCATTGGTGAGCACCTCACCATCGGCGCTGAGGATCACCCCGGACCCGATCACCTCCCCCTCGGCCGTCCGCGCGTTGATCTGCACCACGCTCGGCAGGATCCGCTCCGCCACACCACTGACATCCGTCCCCGGGTTCGTCACCTGCTGCCCGCGCACCGAGCCGGTGGCCCCGGCGGCACCGGATGGCGGGCTCTCCGCGGCGAGCACGCCGACCGTGGCGCCGCCCGCCCCGCCGACCAGCGCGGCGGTGACCGCCACGACGGTGAACAACTTGCGCCCGCGTGCCGGTGAACCCGGCGAGGTTGAGGTCTCCATGGCTCCACGGTCGGCCCACGGGGTGAGAGCAGGCTGAGGAAAGCCGTTCGAATCCCTGAGAAGGCCCGAGAAGATGACTGGACCTCTACCGCACTGGAGGTTGCAGGCTGGCCGTCATGGACGAAACGGCGGCGCGCCCCCGGCGCGCGGGTGGGGTGCTGTGGACGCCGGAACGCCGGACCACCACGGCCGGGGTACTGCTCGTGGTCACCCTGGTGGCCTTCGAGAACATGGGGGTCGCCACGGCGATGCCGACCATGGTGGCCGATCTGGACGGCACCGCCCTGTACGCCTGGCCGTTCCTTGCCTTCCTGATCGCCAGCGTGGTCTCCACGGTGCTCTCCGGCAGGCTCTGCGACCGGCACGGTCCCGCCCGCTCCCTGCTGTTCGGGCCGACCGTGTTCCTCGCCGGGCTGCTGGTCGCCGGGCTCGCCGGGAGCATGCCGGTGCTGTTGCTTGGCAGGATGTTGCAGGGACTGGGCACCGGGACCCTGCTGGTGGCGGTGTACCTGCTGATCGCGCTGGTCTACCCCGACCGGGAACGGCCGGTGATCTACGCGGCGAACGCCGCGGCCTGGGTGCTGCCTGCCGTCCTCGGGCCGTCCGTGGCCGGGATGGTGACCGAGCACCTGCACTGGCGCTGGGTGTTCCTCGGGCTGGTGCCGCTGGGGCTGGTGGGGATCGCGTTGCTGGCCCTCGTGGTGCGCGGGCTGCCCGTGCACCACCCGGACAGCGGGCAGCGCAGGGCGAGCGTCCCGGCCGCCGTGGCCGCCGCCGTGGGAGTGACATCGGTCACCTGGGCCGCGCAGCACCCCTCCGGGCAGGCCCTCGTCCTCGGCGCGGCCGGGCTGGTCGTGCTCACCATGGCGCTGCGCCGCCTGCTGCCGTCCGGGACCCTGCGCGGCAGGCGTGGCCTGCCGACCGTGGTGGCCTCCCGCGCCCTGCTCGGGGCCTGCTTCGCCGGGGTGGAGGCCTACCTCCCGCTGACCATGAGCAATGTGCACGGCTACCCCCCGGCGCTGGCCGGGCTGCCGCTCACCGTGGGCGCGCTGGGCTGGTCGGCGGCGTCGGCGCTGCAGGGCAGGCACCCGGACTGGCCGAGGGAGACCCTGCTGCGTATCGGGTTCGCACTGGTCGGAGCGGGGTTGCTGGGATTCGCGCTGATCGCGCAGCCGTGGGCACCCGGCTGGCCCGCGTTCGCCGTCAGCATGACCGCCGGCGCCGGGATGGGCATCGCGATGCCCTCGATCTCGGTACTGCTGTTGCGGTTCTCCGCGGTGGCGGAACGCGGGTTCAACACCTCGGCCATGCAACTGGGGGACTGGGTCGGCTCCGCGCTGGCGATCGGCTTCGGCGGGGTGCTGCTCACCGTGCTCGCCTCCGCGACCCGGCCGTCCATCGCCGTCGGCGTGCTCGGGATCACACTCGCGGCGGTCGCGCTGCTCGGTGTCTCACTCACCCGGCGGTGGCCACCTCGACCTGCCGTCGGGACTACCCTGTAGGGGCGATGACCTACCTAGACCACGCGGCGACCACTCCGATGTTGCCCGAAGCAGTGACGGCGATGAGTGAGGCGTTGTCCACCGTCGGCAACGCCTCCTCGTTGCATTCCTCCGGTCGCCGGGCCCGCCGGGTGGCGGAGGAGGCCCGCGAGGTCATCGCCGAGGTACTCGGCGCCCGCCCCTCCGAGGTGATCTTCACCGCCGGCGGCACCGAGAGCGACAACCTCGCGGTCAAGGGCGTCTACTGGGCCAGGCGGGCCGCCGAACCGGCGCGGCGCCGGATCCTGGCCGGCTCGGGCGAGCACCACGCGGTACTGGACGCCGTGCAGTGGCTGGCCGACCGGGACGGGGCCGAGGTGACCTGGCTGGCGACCGACGAGTTCGGCCGGGTGC
The sequence above is drawn from the Amycolatopsis aidingensis genome and encodes:
- a CDS encoding L,D-transpeptidase, yielding MSRRLGVRLSLLLAGGLLVAGCTSSPSEPAAEEQEQRETTPQPEPASLVLEPAEGADSFAPGKPVTVTVRNGEITEAKITSADGTLVEGEVSEDGTTWKAGEKLGYGKTYTLTASAVGADGASVTESSTFTTATPDRTVNVSINVRDGETVGVGMPVIFRFSGDISDKEAAEQALRITAEPETEGAFHWFSDQWVTWRPKDYWKSGTTVSVRAGIYGIDLGGGTFGREDKAVDMTIGDKLVAVADGGSHQLTVSINDKQVKKMPISMGKPSSPTPAGTYTVMSEHNGYTMDSSTYGVPVEDSAGYRLWVKYAVRMSNSGIFYHSAPWSVGDQGNRNVSHGCINLATQNAAWLMEKSRRGDIVEVRNSGGQELEPTDGWSVWQMPWDEWKTGGKKSN
- the orn gene encoding oligoribonuclease gives rise to the protein MNDHLVWIDCEMTGLDLVNDALIEIAVLVTDAELNVLGEGLDVVIHADDEALANMPEVVREMHARSGLTEEVRRSEVGLAEAEKRVLDYVREHVPDAQSAPLAGNSIATDRGFIARDMPALDAHLHYRMVDVSSVKELVRRWYPRIYYAKPEKGLAHRALADIKESIGELAYYRTTAFVPQPGPSTEQARAAAAEILDGAGERPAGPPEG
- a CDS encoding S1C family serine protease; this translates as METSTSPGSPARGRKLFTVVAVTAALVGGAGGATVGVLAAESPPSGAAGATGSVRGQQVTNPGTDVSGVAERILPSVVQINARTAEGEVIGSGVILSADGEVLTNAHVVEGATGTVEVTLSDGTTYAAEVLGGDAGADIAVLRLRGASGLTPAELGDSGRVRVGDEVVAVGSPSGLRNTVTSGIVSALNRSAPGQDSPYDQAGSGTGGKLIQTDAPINEGNSGGPLVDASGAVIGINTSILSPSGGNIGIGFAIPSNEAKQIAARITG
- a CDS encoding MFS transporter; protein product: MDETAARPRRAGGVLWTPERRTTTAGVLLVVTLVAFENMGVATAMPTMVADLDGTALYAWPFLAFLIASVVSTVLSGRLCDRHGPARSLLFGPTVFLAGLLVAGLAGSMPVLLLGRMLQGLGTGTLLVAVYLLIALVYPDRERPVIYAANAAAWVLPAVLGPSVAGMVTEHLHWRWVFLGLVPLGLVGIALLALVVRGLPVHHPDSGQRRASVPAAVAAAVGVTSVTWAAQHPSGQALVLGAAGLVVLTMALRRLLPSGTLRGRRGLPTVVASRALLGACFAGVEAYLPLTMSNVHGYPPALAGLPLTVGALGWSAASALQGRHPDWPRETLLRIGFALVGAGLLGFALIAQPWAPGWPAFAVSMTAGAGMGIAMPSISVLLLRFSAVAERGFNTSAMQLGDWVGSALAIGFGGVLLTVLASATRPSIAVGVLGITLAAVALLGVSLTRRWPPRPAVGTTL